The region gataatgtaaattggccaccgtacagagattctaaaagctgacgtttcgagcgttagcccatttggattcgctctgacgaagggctaacgctcgaaacgtcagcttttagaatctctgtacggtggccaatttacattatcaactccgttgataaaaccaaatttttgtatactacttccccaccgacgcagcaccacagtttctttagaaactaccccttcattaatAAAAAAGGGCTATCAAGTAATTTAATGTTCGAAGTATGCAGAAATTGACTGGAAAACTTGTAGTCACACTCAAACTCTTACTTGGCAAATCTGATGGTTAGTAGTAATGAGCAGTACCCCTTTAATTACCAAGCATCGTTTagaggagggggtgggggggggggggggataagTACCAGTAAGTACTTGCAACAAGTGCCAAAAGGGTTGAGACACTCCCTCCCCCAAAATCTTTCCATctgaccccctcccccccaaaaatgttttcttttcgccaactcttcctttttccatTAACAAAATTGAAGGGGGGAGGTGGGTGGAGAGGAGGGAGTGTAACATTAAGGTGCTAATTTTTTCCTAATTGTGGTCTTCTCCGTTCAGTGTCTCAACAACATTTGTTGCTTATTGTGTATTTTATAAAATGTTCCTTGTGATAAGCTGTGAGTGGGTTATCCGTGTTAGCTTTTAGGTCATTTGGCTAAAGCGATCTCCATTTTGAAACAATGGAGAAAGACCAAATCATAACATCTCTGAGATACCTGTATGTTGGAGCTGAAATCTGAAACAGTCATCCTGGCGAAGCGCTGTCCACTCATAACCACATGTCAATTCAGAATTAACAATGGGTTGAATTAGCAACAAGGGCAGCATCCAATGTACAGGTGTACATGACCTCAAACTTGTGTCACATGTGGACAGTTTGTGGTGCCTTCCTCCAAAGAAGGCCTGGTGTATTTGGTATGATGGATTGATTTCTTTATAGTAGGAAACTCCCATAGCTTCCATCTTTCTTTCTTCACATTCAGCAGTGTTTTATTGCTTTATGATCACTAGCAGTTATGTTGCATTTTATGAGAGAGTGTTTTGCACCCTCATTGAAGTACTTTATGGGCCTTCTAAGTTGCCCTGCCCCAAAGCTGGAGTTGATCATGATGATTACCCTTTCAGTTGAGGAACTGTTTGTTTTGCATAGTACCTCAAGATTTGACACTTTCTTTTCCCAGAGCCGTTATAATGCTTGCAGTTGTTTGATGGGTTGGCAGTATGTTATCCAGCCCTTGACTTAACGAAATACAGCACACAGTGCGATGGCTCAAATACAGCCATCTTTTTTCATAGATACCGGTATCTGGTATGGATATGGCGACCACAGACACATAGGTTGAACTGCTCGGATAAAGTTGATAAGCTGTTTATCAACCTCTGTAGCTCATCCTCACTGTGGGCAAATAATGTGCTGTTGTCAGCAAGGAGCAGCTTGTGGACCATCTGTGTAATACTTAGATTTGGCATGTAGTCCTGAGATACATGTATCGAAGAAACTGCCATCTGTTATAAAcctgttttaaatttctgcaGTTGGATAAGGCCTAAATGATCAGAACTCCAAATAAGATAACAAAGTAATATGACGGAGGGGAATTAAACAGCCTTGCATTGTTTAACCCCAGTTGTTTTCAAGAAAGGATTGGAGTCTTAAGGCATCATGAGTAATTCCCTCTCCTCCTCATTACCTGGATCTGGTGGTAAGGGTTTCACAATGACCAAAGGTGACTCAGATGCAGTGGAACAGGTAGCACAACTGAGGGGTTTTTGTCAGAGCTATGCTAGttcccgggaggggggggggtactttaggactggggggggatgtgccgctgggtccctggaacccttagcctataccagagctagttgcagctggattttgctaccctatactagagtaaactccccaaatcactcctatcctagagttgctgttttccagaaactgaggtctctagtacagtctaaagcaaagccaaaacaaaaccttataccacactgatcacttctttcttaatttaaaaaaaggaattatttatatatttgtcGAGTCATGCCAAGCACGTATGTAcacattatcaagacaataaattgtttaattttaaccagtatcaATACCACCAATTTCCGTCTGCATCCCGATTTTTGatagttaataatatccagtagcgttttatgatagtcatctatcaacgctgttgaggctgagtcatgaaatttgtatatttttgagtagcaattcctggtttccttagtctagacaaaatcttcaaccaactggtcagtttcatgaaaaatgataccctattctagaccctatgctagagtaaactgcttgaaaaccatacccttcacagcggcacatacctatatagcccatatatggcagtacccccccccccccctcccgggtGCTAGTTGACCCAACAGCATGTTGTACCTGTCAGCGAGGCTGAAGTGAGAGGCAATAAGACGTATTGCCTTCTAGGCCTGATGAGACGGTATCCATGAGTCTTACATCATTCCCGTGTACATCTCTGATAATGTAGCTGTCcatgtaattttaatttcttgtagTAGTGAAAAACTTTTATGACTTCACTTAGCCAATTATAGTTTTCGTAAAATCCATGTGCTGGagctttttaataatattattttacttaTCACTGGATCTTTGGTTACATATTAAGCACTATTAAGGAGAGATAAAATGTACAATTTTATTTGCTgacttctttttattttatctttaacCTCAGATATTGATCGTACCTTCCCTGATAACATATACTTCAATCACAAGCAACATGATTTGAGGCCAGCTTTGTTTAATGTTCTAGTGGCTTATGCCACGCACAATCCAAGAATAGGCTACTGTCAGGTGGGTGAACATTAATGCTGCATGTTGATtgtaaaaagattaaaaacgtTTGTGGAAGGGTGAAGTAAGTTTTTGGATAAAATGTGGTGCTGCATTGCGGAGTGAAACATATAATTGgtttatcaaacaagttgataaatacaccttattgaatggtttaacatatgTAATGCACGTTGATATTTTgtgagttgcgtagtattttgcGAGCAAAATGTCTGTGCATATTATTAACACCTTTCAGTAAGggattaataatattataattttcCACTATTATAccattttgtattgtattgattgTATAATATAAGGCGCGTGCAAATGACGAAAGCAACGCACAAAACCATTCAACTGTCCTTTATTTGATGAGATAAATGTTCTGAAGGGTGACAAGTGACAACAAGCCAATTTTTTGGGCTTTGCATGgtgttgaaaacaaaattaatttgttttttatttgaaaaactcCCTTTCCATccatatttgctctgttctaaaccagtCTAACTGGGACAGTGGATTCTGTCTCATGTTTTGTGTGTTCTCTTGGTAAAATggcataatagtggaataataaaggtaaattaaccacGGTAGGACATATTTGTGGACCAATATTTCGACATGAGCCTTTGGTCAGTGTGAATAAGGTCTGATGCTCAAAATGTCAGCTTGCAAAACTTCCTTACAGCAGTTAATTCACCTTTAGTTTGAtaaagcctaaaagcggagccaCCGGGTTATTAATTCTTacattaataattgttattatgagttaacctggcttgagcctgcaagGAAAttgaaacccagtacctggtcaacttaaaaaaaaacagctgacctcaatgagctttaaacttgagcccacgatatggtcacataatactggtcacattgagataagtacttcatgtatcccttattgtAATGTATTTAAATATAAGGTATTTAGACAAATACTCATACACACCTGTATATCTGTACCCCTTCATACCCCTTTGTACCCCTTTATGCCCATCTATACCACTTtgtgcccatgtatacccctttGCACCCATTTATACCCATGCATACCCCTTTATACCCCTtaatacccatgtataccccttaGTATATAGGGGTAattaagggtatacatgggtatatagggggcatataggggtatataaggatatatatgggtatataggggtatattaTGAAAAATTGTGTTTTCAGGGTTTAAACTACATTGCTGGATTGATGCTTCTCATTGTCAGAAAAGAGGAAGTGGCTTTCTGGCTTTTAGAGGTTATTGTTGGAAAGCTATTGCCAGGTAAATCCATTAGTCTTAATAACAAAGCAAGGAAATCCACATACGTAACTTTGAAAAGTGAAAGAGACTTAATATAAACAATCTCATTCTTTCTCTTTCTAAGCAGAAAATTTGTGCATGTTACAAGTTGGGGTGTGTGTGGGAGATTAGGAGAGCACTTAAGAAGCTAGAGGCTACTGTACACATACCGGTTTTTCTTGTACTCTCCAAACTTCTTgtattaaggatggtgcctactattgttattgcgcatacattttccgcatctcgagacactcggatttcccatcggtggtgcttattaatgcAGGAATGTTTTggtgcggttcaaaactattctgagaaagcagaacttagcaagtgctcttgcatggtatccaaaaaggaaaattgggggtatccatgcatttttcagagataattaagtttcaatttgcaaaagaatgccatacattgcttaaagctttgtattttaatttaaagctttttacaaaataatattgttgattaattatctttgaaaaatgtgtggttatcccaattttctttttggatttcaataacacttgttaagatctgcttttcctgcatattcagtaaaccccactaaaatacctttgaattggtaggcaccgtccttaaagcacTTGGTCTGTATACAATGTTTTGACATTACTGAAGCTTTCTTTGAAGGAGGGAACCTTGCATGAGTCTTTGTGTTCTGTTGTACTCAGCCCTGTTGGACATCAGTTGTTTTCAAATTGGCAGTGTCTGCATGCCAATTTGTACTTATTTTATGTAGTTCTATCCcataaaagtttttaaaaaaatcaaaatttgaattgCTGGTACAGCCAAATGTGAACTAGTTGACAAGATTGGTAATaaccttttttttaactttgtgtTTAGATTATTATGCCAAAGATATGCTTGGCCTAAAGGCTGAACAAGAGACTCTACGCGAAGTAGTGAGGTAAGATAAGGAAGGTTGGTGCTGTGGTGAAAAGCACTGTTCTTcgtaatattattttacaacCAAATTATGAAAAGGAATGGCTCTGTTGTGTCAGTCTTGAAAAAGTtatgtaaattttgttttcagtagCAGATAGGATAGATAGGATATTATATGATTGCACAGAATCAACTTGACTGATAAGATCTAATATGTTATGGAGTGCACTTTTACTCTCACGTGAATATTGTGTACGAGGAGAGAAATCattatattagacttattactTACTGTGGTAGCTGACAtacttgtaaaatgaataataattgaaaCAAGACTAATGAAAAACCCACTTCTCATACTCAAACAAACATCATTGCAGGGTTTTCTGTAAAGCAGTGTAttattaccttttcaaaaaAGGTTTGGGTAAAAGGCAGTAAGTTAATATTCCAAACCTGGCTGAATGGGAAGGCCCTAcaccatgacctcgggccaaatattttcccgttcAGCAgaacctaaactcagtcaataaacattttatcatatgggctctttacgctattcatgagcactcagaatatgaagtttggacaacagaagtatacaaaaatttgcacaaaaattttattaatatctcgtttgcattaatttgcttttctggctgtaaataaattggatgtttaaaagcaacgaaatcctctaaaatcgtATCGCAAGGAGCAGTATGTGTTCCTAGCAGGGCCTTACGGCTTTTTCCAGCCCTGCTCTCATTAATTCGTACAGCCCTCATACAGCAATTTTCCTGATAGCTTTACAATGAAAGCGTGCAAatgcaattattttttaaaataatttattacatccaATCATACACAGTTGTTGACCAAGTGACTCATTTTAGAATGTGCCAAATAGTAAATTAAATtagtatttttatttaattttattctttttgtaCAGGGTAAAAATTCCTGACCTGTTCGATCATATTGAGAAAATTGGTGTATCGTATACTATCTTTTCCACAAAGTGGTTCATTTGTCTCTACATTGATGTGCTTCCAGTTGAGGTAAAGGTAATTTTGCAGTCAAATGCTGAAAGACCTGGCCAAACAATGTTGGTAAGGCTGGATCAGAGATGTCAGTCAGCACTTTCATTTGGCATTGGGGATTGGATAATTCTTCAGCTGCTAATTGAGATTCTCAGGctaatttcttttcttattgCCATCCATAATAGTTGTTAAAGGGCTTTGCCCTTTCAAATGATTACTTTGTACCATTCTCCTGCTATTTCAATACTTTATGGAAACCCTACCCTGTTTTGGTACAATCCTTTGTACTTGagttttcttttacaaatcacGTTCAATTCCCTCCCTGGTTTAACAGATTTGAACCAGGGGTTCAGTGGTTCATTTCTATTCCCAAGTCAAGGCATATCTTTGATTTGCTCAAAACATTGTACTGTCCACTTTGCTAAATGGCCTGGTATAACTGTCTTTCATATGATTTTAACAGACAGTTCTGCGCATTTGGGACTGCTTGTTCTATGAAGGGTCAAAAGTCATTCTTAGGGTAGCACTGACATTGATGAACCTTCAAAAGGAGAAACTGATGGCCTGTCAAGACTTCGTACAACTTTGTGAGGCCATGAAGGTTTGTAATGTGTATATAACTGACAGTACTCATAGATATGACAAAATCAGTTGGTCGTCACCAAAtcttttcatcatcatcatcttcttcttcttcttctttcagaAAATCCCATCTCTTTCCTAAGGAAAATCCTTAAAATATGTACTtataaacaagagaaaataaagtcaAGATTGCAACATTGACTAATCAAACAGAAACTTATACTAATGCTTCTTTGAAACTTGTTAGACTTGGTTTTCTCACATTGTCTATTGATAATGAGTTTCAATGCCTTATAGTTCATCGgaaataagagaacatatgaAAGTTAGTTCTAAAAAGTAATTTACAActgcttttttaagatttaAGATCAGTTTATGAGACAACATCAGGTAGCATCCACAGAAATCCTACCAATGTAgtgataatagggagctttagcaatgaCAACTGTGATGGCACCAATTTTctatatttagtgggcaaaaacaatataGCTTTGCACACTCTGCatgtgtgtttttcacttttgtgcatttctttgccatggtcagcaaaacaacaacgtgacattagccaaatttgaggttagcacttaaaaattttcattttctcccctaaattaagtgccttTCCGATGAGTGTcacttttgaggaactaccacacccttgtcatgttaacaaggttgaaatagtcatgaagcgattaattaaaatattaaacaaaaatttttattttaagatgACGTTCCTGTTGCTGTCGCATTGTTGTTGCTTAAGCTTGGTAATAACATGTCAGAAGTAGACTgcaaaaataatattatcaaTGTTTAAGGGTGTCATGCTCCCTTGAGAGGGATGATAAGCTACACGTAGTTGCTTGGTAACAGACCAAAGGataactgaaaaatcagagtcaaTAGCAGGATTCTGTAACACCAATTAAATGCCTTATCCATTGAGTGAACTGTCATATATATCTAGTAGGTTCTTGGTAGAATAATTATATGTCATGTGGCTcaaatttcaaatgcaaatatttaACATTAATTATTGGATTCAGTTTTTGCGTGACAGCGATAATAAATATATTATCtcggccaaagtttgtgttatctgccgaagccaaaggccggtttaggctggtttgggtgGTAAAGGGTTATATAATGGGGACACAGTGAGTGATTAAAATGATCGTAAAGTTGGTTTgggttatttttttcaatcttaGGGGATAACAAAAGGACCTTCAACAATGGATTGTCATAGTTTTATGGAGGTAATTATGTACTGTTTCCTTATTGGATCATTGCAAAATTtataggaaaagaaaaatgcaGGAGCCTTTTATGCCCATTTTTGTCAGCCTTTTCTAGGCTCTTCATCTGTATGAATTGCTTCAGTGATTGAAACACCCATTCACAAATTCTCATGTTTACTTGAAAAACACTGTGAGAACTAAAATAGAAATTCAAGAATTTTCAGTATGATTGCAAAATAATGAACCTAAAACCCCTTTTACACATGGCATGCGCAAAATTGGCACAATGCTCCAAAGTCATGGCATGGTACCAATATTTGGAGTGGTGCACACCTCCAGAGATGTGCTTAGCACGcctataatattattattttctggcACATGAGCTTAATGTGCCTTCTGTTTGTTctgtttacatgaaaaaatcACCAAGCCATACACGAAAAACAATAGGTATGGGCCTGAGATTTCAGATTTTTGTGCTAGTGTTAAGTGGgctactgattaaaaaattattaaagataaaaaaatcaattgatgAAAAGAGATTAACAAATGACAGTAAAGTTGACTACGT is a window of Montipora capricornis isolate CH-2021 chromosome 13, ASM3666992v2, whole genome shotgun sequence DNA encoding:
- the LOC138030194 gene encoding growth hormone-regulated TBC protein 1-A-like, giving the protein MSTIQSPVDEYGFHRPDDFDYSSYEEFMSSYVRVLARRASRWNSFMKGLHKVRKTRRAKRFVRKGIPSELRAQVWVDISGARKKMKLNPGVYQQLTANQQLDEQTMHSIGTDIDRTFPDNIYFNHKQHDLRPALFNVLVAYATHNPRIGYCQGLNYIAGLMLLIVRKEEVAFWLLEVIVGKLLPDYYAKDMLGLKAEQETLREVVRVKIPDLFDHIEKIGVSYTIFSTKWFICLYIDVLPVETVLRIWDCLFYEGSKVILRVALTLMNLQKEKLMACQDFVQLCEAMKGITKGPSTMDCHSFMEHTFQIPGSFSRKWIKELRKAATERISEGQH